CAGCATCTTGAAGAGGATCCCCTGCGACTTCTCGTCGACTTTGAGCAGGGCGATGAGCTCCTTGAGGATCTCATCCTTGCTCTCGCCTTTGAGGTCGAGCTGGATCGCGTCTTCGTTGAAGAATTCGCGAAGTTCCATATCTACAATTCCCGGTGATTTACACGAGTCGGCTTTCAGGGTCCGGTCAAGGACGCCGGAATGTAAGCGCCGCGCCGATGCCTGTCAAAACCAACAACTTATCTCATTCCGGGGTCAAACGAATGGAGGCACGGAGAACGAGTCTCTCCGTGCCTCCTTTCCGCGTTTCTCCGATCCAGCCGCGTCAGCGCATCGCCCCGGGGTCCATTCCGTTGCGGCGGCACCACTCCGCGTAGGCAAAGGGCGAGATCTCGGACGGCTTGATCTCGCTGCGCCCGCCCCAGAAAACGTTGGTGTAGCCGACCGGGATGCCCGCCTCTTCCAGGTGCTGGTCGATGGCGGCCTTGTGGGCGAGCACCGTCTCCTTCTCGGTGCCGTGCGCCACGCCCATGATGTTGACGCCGCCGAACTCCGGCCCGCCCTCGCGCCAGTAGGCGTGCGTCATCACGAAGTGGCGGCCCACCTCACGCCCCGCGTCCAGCTCGCGCCCCTGCGGCACGCGCCAGTGGAAGAGGGCGTTGTAGCGCGTCACCCGCTCCCCCGCGGCGTTGGGCTTGTAGTGCTCGAGGAAGGTGGAGAAGCGCCCGATCACGCCACGCCGGTTGAGGTCGCGCGCGATCTGGAGAAACCGCTCCAGCCGCACGCCCGCTTCCTCCGCCCGCGCGGTCCACGGATGGTCGGTGATCTCCTCCGCGGCGAACTCGCGCTTCAGAGCCTCCAGGATGCGCCATTCGAGGTCCGACAGCTCCACGATGTTGGTGTCGAGCACCTGGCCCAGCTCTTCGGAGCGGGCGCCGGGCTCCAGCCCGCGCCGGCGCACGTGGCCCACTCCCAGCGCGAACAGCTTGTGGGCCGGGAGGAGCTTGTAAGCGAGGGCGCCGGTGCGCTCCATCAGGAAGCGCGCGTGCTTCTCCATCGAAAAGCCCTGCGGCACCTTGAGCGTCGTCCACAGCCGGTACTTGGAGCCCTGCGTCTCGCGGTCGGTGGAGCGGATGACGACGTGGCCGGAGAACGGGTCCTCGCGGAACATGTACTCGAAGGCGTCGTCCAGCCGCTCGGGCGGCACCTGCCACGCCACCAGCGCGCCGGGGGCCAGGTTGGTGGCCATCAGCGTCTGCCGCACGCGGCGGATGGTGCCCGACGCGAGCATCGCGCGGATGCGCTCCAGCACCGTCTCCAGATCCACCTCGCTGAGGCGGGCGATCTCCTGGAACGGCTCGTCCTGGAACCCCTGCACCCGGTCCTCGGAGACGGCCAGGATGCGGCCGTTGACGGGATCGGTGGTCTCCACCGGCACGGTGGTCGTATCGCTCATGGTCTGCAGGGCTCGTGTGGTTGCGCCGCTCACCCTTCTCCCGCGGCGGATGCCCCGGAGGCGGTCCCTTCGCTGCGCAGCGTCACCTTGTACACCTCGGGCGGCGCGTTGGGCTTCACCCGCACCGACTTGGCGGGGATGCCCACGTTGACGTGGTAGGCGCGCACGTCCTTGGTGGCCACCGCCATCGCCCCCACCATCGCGTTCTCCCCCACGTGCGTCCCGGCGAGCACGGTGGCGTGGTAGGTGATGCGCACGCCGTCGCCGAGCACCGTCTGCAGGTTGCTGACGTCGCGCTGGTCGACGATGGAGTGCGTGTGGGAGTAGATGTTGGCGTAGTCGGAGATCGACACGCCGTTCCCCAGTACGATCCCGCCGCGGTCGTCGAGCAGGACGTTGCGGTGCACCACCACGTCGTCGCCCACTTCCAGGTTGTAGCCGTACGTGAACTCCACGAAGTGGAAGCACTTGAAGTTCTTGCCCACGCGCTTGAAGAGGTACGGCGCCAGCGCGCGGCGGAAGTGCACGCCCAGGTGCACGTTGCCGCCCATGGGGCTGCGGTCGAACATCTGCCACATCCAGAGCAGCGGCTTCCGCTCGTTGAAGCGCTCCACGTCCACCTCGGCGTAGTACTCGGGCTCCAGGGTGACGTTGCGTGCGTCCATCTGCGCCAGCGACGCCTGCACCGCGAGCGGGAGGTTGCGCGGGTCCACGCCGGCCATCCCCGGATACCAGAGCGCGGTGAGTGTCTGGCGGCACAGCTCCCAGCGGTCGTCGCCGCGGGCCAGCGCCTCCTGCAGCTCCCCGAGCCACCGGTCGTACAGCGCGGTCGCCTCGGCGGCCGGGTCCAGTTTGCGCAGCGGATATATGGGCATCGGGCGGGGCTTCGCGGGTGTGCTTTTGGGTGGTGCTCCAGGGCGGAAAGGTAGAGCGGGGGCGGGCGGGGAGTCAAACGGGGGCCCTCTCCCCGCTCGTTCCTCGCTGCCCCTCCCCAAATTGCGGGGGAGGGGCGGGGGCGGGCACGGGCAGCCACGTGGGGCGGCCCCCACGGGTTATGTGCGGAGGGCGGGGGTCGCGGTGGGGGAGAGGGTGGGCAGACACGTAGGTCTGCCCCTACCAGTGACGGGTGTCGGTCCGGCGGGCGGCGGTCGCGGTGGGGGCGAGGGCGGGCGCGATAAATCGCGCCCCTACGGCATCGGTGTGCGCCAGGGATGCCGAACGGCGCCGCGCGCTGCGCTACGCGCGGATGCACGCAAAACGCCCCTCCCCCAGGTAGTTATTGGGGGAGGGGGCCCCGGCCCTACCCCTCCGCGCCGTCCGGAGGCCCCGGCGCCATCACCGTGATCTGGCGGGGGAGCATGCGGTACTCGAACCGGCGGGCCGACATCGGCTCGCCGTCCACGTTCACGCTCAGCTCCACCTCCGCCTCCACGGTCACGCTGCGCACCTTGCGGTACACCACCTTTTCGTGCTCCACGTGGTTGCCGGCGCGGAGCTGCGGGGCGATGCGCACGAACTCCATGTGCGTCATCGCCTCCACGATGCACACGTCCAGCAGGCCGTCGGAGAGGTCCGCCTCGGAGGTGAGGCGCACGCCGCCGCCGGTACGCTGCGCGTTGCCCACGGCGAAGATCAGGAAGTCGCCGTCGTGCAGCACCTCGCGGCCGGAGGTGAAGCGCGCCTTGCACGGGGTGAGCGTCACGAACTTCTTCACCCCCGTCACCACGTAGGCGATCGGGCCCAGC
The DNA window shown above is from Longimicrobium sp. and carries:
- a CDS encoding acyltransferase; translated protein: MPIYPLRKLDPAAEATALYDRWLGELQEALARGDDRWELCRQTLTALWYPGMAGVDPRNLPLAVQASLAQMDARNVTLEPEYYAEVDVERFNERKPLLWMWQMFDRSPMGGNVHLGVHFRRALAPYLFKRVGKNFKCFHFVEFTYGYNLEVGDDVVVHRNVLLDDRGGIVLGNGVSISDYANIYSHTHSIVDQRDVSNLQTVLGDGVRITYHATVLAGTHVGENAMVGAMAVATKDVRAYHVNVGIPAKSVRVKPNAPPEVYKVTLRSEGTASGASAAGEG